The nucleotide window TGAACTCTGTGGTAAAATGCTCTTGCTCTTAGCAATAAATAAATTTCTCCTCTGTGCCCTCTGTGAACTCTGTGGTAAAATGCTCTTGCTCTTAGCAATAAATAAATTTCTCCTCTGTGCCCTCTGTGAACTCTGTGGTAAAATGCTCTTGCTCTTAGCAATAAATAAATTTCTCCTCTGTGCCCTCTGTTTTATCTCTGTGTTCGAGTCGAAGATTCGCCGCGGCGAATGAATGTCTTTAAAATTTTGCTCTTATCCATAAATTAATATTTTTCTCTGTGCTACTATGTTTGAAACAGTGTAATAAAAACAAACTTTTATTAAAAATCTAAATAGTTCTCTTTGCGTCCTTTGCTTCCGAGTCGAAGATCCGCCGTCTTGTTGGGCGGACGATCCTTGCGGTAAAAATTCTCTTTCTTGTTTTAGTATTAGTTCTCTGCGTCATCCGGTAAAAATTCTCTTTCTTGTTTTAGTATTTGTTCTCTGCGTTCGAGTCGCAGATTCGCCGCGGCGGACGGTCAAAGTTTTTCTTTGCTTGCAGCTCCTGCTTTGTCGTAAACTTAATACCGAAAATCTCTTTACTTTTTAGTGATAAATATTCCTCTTAAAAAATTTATTTCAATATCCTATATTAGCATACATGGAAACTACTATTATTATAGCACTCCTTGTCCTGGTAATAATCTTATACTTTGTATTTCAGATGAACCAAAACAAGGAACTCCGCGCAAACAGGGAAGAGCTCCTGAATGCAACCAAAGAGAACAGGGCTGAGCTCAGCACGGCATTAAAAGAAATCAATCAGACGCTCGAAACAAAAATCGACGCACTGATAACAAAGATTGACGATAACAATAAATACAACCGTGAATCTATAACTGCGTCTTTAAAAGATTTTCAGCTTACCTTTGAAAAGAATGTTGAATCGTTCAATAGTCTTCAGAAAGAAAAGTTTTCACAGATTGAAGCTAATCAGACAAAACTCATCGAGAGCACCGAAAAGAAGCTCGAGCAAATGCGTGAAACCGTTGATGAAAAACTTCAGAAGACTCTTAACGAAAGACTCAACCTTTCATTTGAAACAGTCGGCAGCCAGTTGAAAGCAGTTCAGGAAGGACTCGGCGAAATGAAGAACCTTGCACAGGATGTAGGCGGACTCAAAAAAGTTTTAAGCAACGTGAAAACACGCGGCAATCTCGGAGAGGTACAGCTTGAAATGCTTCTCGAGCAAATACTCGCTCCCGACCAGTTTGAGAAAAACGTAAAGACAAAGCAGGGGAGCAGCGATTCCGTTGAATTTGCCATAAAGCTTCCCGGACGCGATGAGCTTGAAGGCTCTGTCTATCTGCCGATTGATGCAAAGTTTCCGAAAGATTCCTATGAACATCTTCTCGAAGCATTCGAAACAGCGGACGCAAAACAGATTGAAACAGCTTCAAAGAATTTTGATAATGCGATAAAGTCGATGGCTAAAGATATAAGCGAAAAGTATATCGACCCTCCGAACACGACCGATTTCGGAATTATGTTCCTTCCCTTTGAAAGCATATATGCGGAGGTAGTTCGCAAGTCGGTACTGCTGGAAGAGCTTCAGCGCAAGCATAAAATTATAGTAACAGGACCAACAACACTGGCGGCAATACTCAACAGTCTTCAGATGGGATTCAAAACACTCGCAATACAAAAACGCAGCAGTGAAGTCTGGAAAGTACTCGGCTCCGTTAAGAAAGAGTTTGAAACATTCGGAGGAATGCTCGAAAAAGCACAAAGGAATTTTGTAACAGGACTCAACCAGCTTGACGAAGTAGTGGGCAAACGCACGAAAGCAATACAGCGCAAACTCAACGACGTTGAATCCTTAAGCCAGAATGATACCGCTACCATATTACCCGAACCCAAAGACGAGGATTAAACTTATATTCTAAAACAAAGAACCCGGCTCATCACCGGGTTCTTATCAATCTTGTTCTTATTTTTTTGCCGCAGGTCCGCCATTTTGTCGAAGATCCGCCGTCTTATTTGGAGGATTGGGCGGATCATCCCCGCGTCCCCGCAATTTTCTTGGGCGGGGATCAAGGCGGCCTGCCTGCTGCAGGCAGGGGATCTAATCGTGGCTCTCTGTTCTTAACAACAATCAACTATCAACTAAAAACTATCAACTATAAACTATCAGCTCTTCCCTATTCCCTATTGCCTATTCCCTTTTTCACTTTTTCACTTCCTCACTTTCTCACTGCTCTTAAGTCACTTCTTCACTTCGCCCCTATTCCCTATTCCCTATTTCCTATTCCCTATTTCCTATTTCCTATTCCCTATTGCCTATTCCCTGTGCGCTCTCTTCTTAGTGTCCTAAGTGCTCTAAGTGTTGAAAAACATCTCTTGCTCTTTAAAAGAAAATATTCTCTTTCTCATCTGTGTAAATCTTATTCTTTCTGTGTAAATCAGCCTGCCTGCTGCAGGCAGGTGTGCCAAAGCTCTATCTCTTTTCGTGTTTTAAATCGACTAAATACTCGACCCTATTTTGAACGCAAGGTAAGCGCAAGGTAAGCCCATCTAAACCCTAACCAGAAATTTCCGAAAATGTTGTGATTAATAGTAGGAGGGCATGTATTAGTTTCATAGTTCATTCTACTAATATATGCAAACAAAAACCAAAATTTTGCCATGAAATAATTGAGAAAATTTTTTGCATAACCACTTTATACGCGAAAACACTCAAAAATCAAAGGGGTAAAAATTTTTACATAAGAAATGACGGCACAATTTCCAAAAAGGATTGCATATACATAATATGAGGGGGTATTAACATCTGATGGCTATCCGCCTTCGCAACCAAATGTCCTGTCCGTATCGAATTGCCGTCACCTTTAGGTGACGGTCAGGATAGGATTAGTAAGAATGGGCTTTAGCCCAAAACAAAATAATAATTCGGCTAAAGCCGGTTATTATTAATCATTCTACTTCTTAAAACAGCAGTTCCCCGGCGGCGGAAAAAAGAAGGAAGACCCGGCAGTTCCTCCTACTACATAAGCAATAATCCTGAAATCTTTTTAGATAATGTGCCTGAAATCCTAAAAAGGTTTCAGGCACTTCAAAACATATTCCAATGCACTAAATTAATGCCTCCGACCCATTAAACGACTGCCCGTAACCCTCAAATTTAAGCATCTAACCCGTTAATTGACTGCCCTCAACCCTCAAATCAGAGCCTATGACCCACTAAATTAATGCCTATGGGGGGGGGCGAAGGGGATACAGAGGGGTTCCGAAGGGGGTGTAGAGAATAAAGTTTCGTTAAAGATTAGCAACATTGAATTTGATATTATGCCAATCCTGTAAATGCTTTTTCGATTTCAATCCTGAGCGATGTTTCCATTTGTCAATTTTCTTTAAAAGCGATTTTGTAATTAAATCATCTTTTTCATCAATATCAAAATAAGATTCCTGAAAAAATCTTAACCTGCATACATTTTTCAAATAATCTCTAATAATTGAAATCATTTGTTGGGCATCCTTTTGACATATTGACGTTGGAATAGAAATTCTACTATTCACATCTATAATATTCCCTTTTCTAATTCTTTCAAGACCAACATAAGTTGCTTTTTGCTTTTTCTTTTCTAAATCTCGTTTATAAATAAATTTTATAAATTTGGGGGAATATTCATGCCAATCATTATTATTAAAGAATACTCTTTGCTTAATTGGATGTATATATAAATCATTAAGAAATTTTTGCTCGAACTCAACATCAGGAGTCCACTCATTGGTTGTTAAAGTAAAATAGTACCATTCAACTTGTTCCGATTTACCAAATTCTTCTATAGATAGAACTGATAATTGAAATGCTGAAGGATAAGATTTATTGTTGTAAAGAACTATTGAGTCGAAATGAAGACGAAGAGCATTTTTAAATGACTCAACAGAGAGTTTCTTAAGTTTATATTCCGTTATATTCCTTTTCACTTTTATGTTATCAGTCTTTGATGAACGAACATTCTGTATTGATGTTTTGCAAGTCTTCAAAGTAATATTGTGTTATTGCATCATCTAATCCTATCTTAAAAGTACTGTATTGCGAATAATTAACGTCTAAATGGCTAACAGGGTGAAATTTTCCATTTTCATTATCTGGATCATAATCAAATCTTAAGTATGATGGTTCAAACTGAAAGATCTCTTCTAAAATAAAAAGACCCGATGAATCAATACTATCAGGTTCAATATAGTAATCTATTAATGAAGGATTTATTCTAAATTGACTACTTTCTATTATTGAAATTACCGCAGAAATACTTTGACTATCTAATATTTTACCTGAGTAAGTTGATATTTCAAGAACTTCATCGTGTTCAATTTTAACTAAAAGTGGAAAAGATACACTATAGTATTTTTGATCTTTGTAAAAGAATAATCGACTCATTTTGTCAACTATTAGTTTCATTTTTGAAGTAATAGGAATATCCTCAGCTTTAGGATTTAAAAGTAATTGGCGAGCTGCAAAAACAATAACTCTTGCATATTGAATTATATCTCTTATCGGAACGAAGAATTCTTTCTCTTGAAAAGGTAGTATGTCTCTTTCAATTATCTTCACTTCACTTTACTTTACTTTCCCTTAATATATTTAATATTGTCCATAACAAATTCCGTTAAGGTATCTTCGTCACTTTCAATCATATCTAATTGCTGTGAAACTTTAAACAGTTTGTCGTGATATTTTTTATCAACTCTTAGTCTTTTAAAAATGTTCATCATTAAATCATAATAAGATTCCTTTTTAATACGGTTTTTAAAACTTGTTCTAATATTCTCCTTTTCGGCATCAGTAGGCTCTTGTATAACCATTTGATTATTATCTACTATTCCCTTTAAGCCAATTTTCATACCCTCTGTTAAACCATACCTACTATCTTCTGGTATAAGTAAATATGATTTAATGAAAGAACGAGTTAACATTGTATAAAGAGAGTTTCTGTAACTTGAGCTATTATAGATTCCTTTTGTAATACAAATTACAAATGGAAATTCTAGTCCTTTAACATTATTTCTATTGCTGATAAAAATGGTATTTGGTAATTTTTCTTTTGATTGATACGCCTTATTAACTATCCAACCAAAATTTTTCCAGATTTCTATTTCAAGAAAGTCAGCCAGTTTGTAAATTCCTTGATCTTGATCAAGAAGTATAATGCCAACGTCTTCAGGTAAGACTGTTTCATTTTCTTGTTTAATTTCTTTTAACAATTCAATAATTTGATCAATATAATAGCCGGAGGTTTCAACTATTTTAATACTCTCAAAACCTTCATCTAAATCTTCAAATCGTCTAAGTGGTTCCCTACTTAAATAATATTTATTGTTTTCAACTTTAACATTATATCCACAATCTTTCCACTCTTTCTCTTCCAACCATCGAAGTTTATTTGATTCAAACAAGCCCATTCCCAATGCGTGAGCAAACATTAATGTTTTGGGATCTGTTCTATAACATTTTCCAAGCAAGAAGTCAGGATCAATTGTTTTGGAAAAATTCTCATCAAATATACTTTGAAAAATATCACCTGCAACAAAAACATTCTTTTCAGTCACTAATTCACAAAGTTCAAAAAAATTCTCATCAAAATCTTGGCTCTCGTCAACAAACATATGTGTAAATGCATAAGTGATATTAGTATCTGGTTGTTTTAACTTGATTTCCTCAGTTGCTAACTTACAGGCCTTACTAAATGACATTTCCGGAGAAAACGGGGAAAAAGAAATTTGATAAAATTCACATATATATCTATATGCACCCGAATTTGGTGAAACAAATGAACCCCAAGCATTAGTGCACCAAAGTCTTTTATCCCATTCGATTTGTTGTTCTACTTTCATAAAATTGAAAAAAGAAGGTATCCTTTTCTTTAAACTGTCTGCCAATATTTTATTATGACAAGTAAAATATATTTTAGATGAATTGTCACTTGTATATAAGTCTTTTAATTTATGAAGCAGTAATTCGGTTTTACCTGTACCAGATAATCCTTGAATTACTACTCTTTTCTTTTCAAGATTTTCATATACGAACCTCGTTTGATCTCCATCAAAAAGTTGTATTTTTTGTTTTACTTTATCTAATGTTGTATTTGGAACATCTTCTTTAACTCTGTATATATCGTTAATACTTCCAATAAATAAAGAAATTAATAAATCCAGTTTCTTTTTTTCTCCTTCATCGGTTAGTGCAAGTCGTTGAAATAAATTTTCAATACTAGTGATTTCATTAACTTTAATGGAGTATTCTAATAAAGTCTTTCTCCAAATTCTTGGTCTTCCAATTACATCTTTGTATAGATATTTATCTGATATTGACCCAATGTCTTCAAGAACATCTTCAATATAGTTTCCAAATTCTGCTTCATTATCACCATAATTTAGTATAGCAATCTTGTATCTAGGTGATAAAATAATTAGAGATTGATTATACTTGTATGAATATTTTGGGTCTGTAAGAGGTCTATTTAAAACATAAATCAAACTTTTAGTACTTTCAGCAAACGATTTTAACTTTTCTATTAAGTTAGCATTAGATGGATTTTCGTCTGCTTGTAAATAGAAGTAACTGCTCATAATTTTAATATATTTTATCTGTTTTCAATATATTTATAATAAACATTTTGTGTTAATGTTTATAAATTATAAATTTCATAATAAACTATTATAATTTACTCAAAAATACCAAATTCGTATTTTAATAACAAAGATATACCCGAGAATATAAAATATCAAAAATAGAACCGGATACTACATTCCGATAATAATCTGATTTGATGTAATAGAGGCAACGATACCCGATACACTCATTATAAACCCGATAGGCAGTGTTATGAGCAGAATAGATATGAAAAGATTATCGCGTAAATACTGTAACCCTGCATCTTTATTAACATCAGACGGGGAAAAATTTTGCATAAGAAATGACGGCACAATTTCCAAAACGAATTGCATATATAATAAAAGAGGGTATTAAAGAGCTATCAACTATCAACTATCAACTAATCCTGTCACTCCGTCACTTTGTTACTCTGTCTGCGCCGCATTCTTTGCATCCGTTACGGCAGACCTATTTTTGAAAATCAACTTCATCTGTTCTCAATCCCGAAGGAGTTGAATATGAAGAATGCAAGTAATACAAAACCAATTCATTGCCATTCTGAAAATAACCCGCAATATTTATTCCTTGAAAAAAACATCAAAAATAACTAATTAGCATAAGGAATAGGAATAAATTCAAAGAAAA belongs to Ignavibacteria bacterium and includes:
- the rmuC gene encoding DNA recombination protein RmuC, whose protein sequence is METTIIIALLVLVIILYFVFQMNQNKELRANREELLNATKENRAELSTALKEINQTLETKIDALITKIDDNNKYNRESITASLKDFQLTFEKNVESFNSLQKEKFSQIEANQTKLIESTEKKLEQMRETVDEKLQKTLNERLNLSFETVGSQLKAVQEGLGEMKNLAQDVGGLKKVLSNVKTRGNLGEVQLEMLLEQILAPDQFEKNVKTKQGSSDSVEFAIKLPGRDELEGSVYLPIDAKFPKDSYEHLLEAFETADAKQIETASKNFDNAIKSMAKDISEKYIDPPNTTDFGIMFLPFESIYAEVVRKSVLLEELQRKHKIIVTGPTTLAAILNSLQMGFKTLAIQKRSSEVWKVLGSVKKEFETFGGMLEKAQRNFVTGLNQLDEVVGKRTKAIQRKLNDVESLSQNDTATILPEPKDED
- a CDS encoding AbiV family abortive infection protein produces the protein MKTCKTSIQNVRSSKTDNIKVKRNITEYKLKKLSVESFKNALRLHFDSIVLYNNKSYPSAFQLSVLSIEEFGKSEQVEWYYFTLTTNEWTPDVEFEQKFLNDLYIHPIKQRVFFNNNDWHEYSPKFIKFIYKRDLEKKKQKATYVGLERIRKGNIIDVNSRISIPTSICQKDAQQMISIIRDYLKNVCRLRFFQESYFDIDEKDDLITKSLLKKIDKWKHRSGLKSKKHLQDWHNIKFNVANL
- a CDS encoding AAA family ATPase is translated as MSSYFYLQADENPSNANLIEKLKSFAESTKSLIYVLNRPLTDPKYSYKYNQSLIILSPRYKIAILNYGDNEAEFGNYIEDVLEDIGSISDKYLYKDVIGRPRIWRKTLLEYSIKVNEITSIENLFQRLALTDEGEKKKLDLLISLFIGSINDIYRVKEDVPNTTLDKVKQKIQLFDGDQTRFVYENLEKKRVVIQGLSGTGKTELLLHKLKDLYTSDNSSKIYFTCHNKILADSLKKRIPSFFNFMKVEQQIEWDKRLWCTNAWGSFVSPNSGAYRYICEFYQISFSPFSPEMSFSKACKLATEEIKLKQPDTNITYAFTHMFVDESQDFDENFFELCELVTEKNVFVAGDIFQSIFDENFSKTIDPDFLLGKCYRTDPKTLMFAHALGMGLFESNKLRWLEEKEWKDCGYNVKVENNKYYLSREPLRRFEDLDEGFESIKIVETSGYYIDQIIELLKEIKQENETVLPEDVGIILLDQDQGIYKLADFLEIEIWKNFGWIVNKAYQSKEKLPNTIFISNRNNVKGLEFPFVICITKGIYNSSSYRNSLYTMLTRSFIKSYLLIPEDSRYGLTEGMKIGLKGIVDNNQMVIQEPTDAEKENIRTSFKNRIKKESYYDLMMNIFKRLRVDKKYHDKLFKVSQQLDMIESDEDTLTEFVMDNIKYIKGK